The following are encoded together in the Pseudomonas xantholysinigenes genome:
- a CDS encoding response regulator produces MRVLLVEDHLQLAESVAQALKSQGLTVDVLHDGIAADLALACEDYAVAVLDVGLPRLDGFEVLARLRGRGKTLPVLMLTARSDVKDRVHGLNLGADDYLAKPFELTELEARVKALLRRSVLGGERQQRCGPLVYDLDTRRFSLEDAPLTLTQREQSVLEALIARPGRVMSKEQLAAQVFGLDEEASPDAIEIYIHRLRKKLDGHPVHIVTFRGLGYLLEHRDA; encoded by the coding sequence ATGCGAGTGTTGCTGGTCGAAGACCACCTGCAACTGGCTGAAAGCGTGGCCCAGGCGCTCAAGAGCCAGGGCCTGACCGTGGATGTGCTGCACGATGGCATCGCCGCCGACCTGGCGTTGGCCTGCGAGGATTACGCCGTGGCGGTGCTGGATGTGGGCCTGCCGCGGCTGGATGGCTTCGAGGTGCTGGCGCGCCTGCGTGGGCGCGGCAAGACCCTGCCGGTGCTGATGCTGACCGCGCGCAGCGATGTGAAGGACCGCGTGCATGGCCTGAACCTTGGCGCCGACGATTACCTGGCCAAGCCCTTCGAGCTGACCGAGCTGGAGGCGCGGGTCAAGGCGCTGCTGCGTCGCAGCGTGCTCGGTGGCGAGCGTCAGCAGCGCTGCGGGCCGCTGGTCTATGACCTGGATACCCGGCGCTTCAGTCTCGAGGATGCGCCGCTGACCCTGACCCAGCGCGAACAGAGCGTGCTCGAGGCGCTGATCGCCCGCCCGGGGCGAGTGATGAGCAAGGAGCAACTGGCCGCCCAGGTGTTCGGCCTGGACGAGGAAGCCAGCCCCGACGCCATCGAGATCTATATCCACCGTCTGCGCAAGAAGCTCGATGGGCACCCAGTGCACATCGTCACCTTCCGCGGCCTGGGCTACTTGCTCGAGCACCGCGATGCGTGA
- a CDS encoding sensor histidine kinase, translating into MRDNGSLRGRLLGNLALLLVVLMLASGLSAYWNGREAADTAYDRTLLASARTIAAGLSQRDGTLSADVPYVALDTFAYDSAGRIYYQVLDIHQKLISGYEHLPPPPPGTPRTDDYPALARFYNATYLGQDVRVVSLLKAVSEPNMNGMAEIRVAETEEARVRMARGLMADTLLRLGMLALGALVMVWFAVSAALRPLERLRTAVEERQPDDLRALPVVQVQRELGPLVRALNHFTERLRGQFERQAQFIADAAHELRTPLAALKARVELGLRSREPEEWRRTLEAAAQGTDRLTHLANQLLSLARVENGARAIAEGGAQRLDLSQLARELGMAMAPLAHARGVALALEAEAPVWLKGEPTLLNELLSNLVDNALAHTPPGGDVILRVLAPAVLEVEDDGPGIPQDERERVFERFYRRSAQGSGLGLAIVGEICRAHLAQISLHDGERGGLKVRVSFIGEQA; encoded by the coding sequence ATGCGTGACAACGGCAGCCTGCGCGGGCGCTTGCTCGGCAACCTGGCGCTACTGTTGGTGGTGCTGATGCTGGCCAGCGGCCTGAGTGCCTACTGGAATGGCCGCGAGGCTGCCGACACCGCCTACGATCGCACCCTGCTGGCGTCGGCGCGGACCATCGCCGCCGGCCTGTCACAGCGCGACGGCACCCTCAGCGCCGATGTGCCTTATGTGGCCCTGGACACCTTTGCCTACGACAGCGCCGGACGTATCTACTACCAGGTGCTGGATATCCACCAGAAGCTGATCTCCGGCTACGAGCACCTGCCGCCGCCCCCGCCGGGCACGCCGCGCACCGACGATTACCCGGCCCTGGCTCGTTTCTACAACGCCACCTACCTGGGTCAGGATGTGCGCGTGGTCAGCCTGCTCAAGGCGGTCAGCGAGCCAAACATGAATGGCATGGCCGAGATTCGCGTGGCCGAGACCGAGGAGGCGCGGGTGCGCATGGCCCGTGGCTTGATGGCCGACACGCTGCTGCGCCTGGGCATGCTGGCGCTCGGCGCGTTGGTGATGGTGTGGTTCGCGGTCAGCGCCGCGTTGCGCCCGCTGGAGCGTCTGCGCACGGCGGTGGAGGAGCGCCAGCCGGACGACCTGCGCGCCTTGCCGGTGGTGCAGGTACAGCGCGAACTGGGGCCATTGGTGCGGGCCCTGAATCACTTCACCGAACGCTTGCGTGGCCAGTTCGAGCGCCAGGCGCAATTCATTGCCGATGCCGCCCATGAGCTGCGCACGCCGTTGGCCGCGCTCAAGGCCAGGGTCGAGTTGGGCCTGCGCTCGCGGGAGCCTGAGGAGTGGCGCAGGACCCTGGAGGCCGCCGCCCAGGGCACCGACCGCCTGACTCACCTGGCCAACCAGTTGCTGTCGCTGGCGCGGGTGGAAAACGGTGCCCGGGCCATCGCCGAAGGCGGCGCCCAGCGCCTGGATCTGAGCCAGCTGGCCCGCGAGCTGGGCATGGCCATGGCACCGCTGGCCCATGCACGTGGCGTGGCCTTGGCGCTGGAGGCCGAGGCGCCGGTGTGGCTCAAGGGCGAACCGACCCTGCTCAACGAGTTGCTCAGCAACCTGGTGGACAATGCCTTGGCGCACACGCCGCCCGGTGGCGATGTGATCCTGCGGGTGCTGGCGCCGGCAGTGCTCGAGGTCGAGGACGACGGGCCGGGGATTCCCCAGGATGAGCGCGAGCGGGTATTCGAACGTTTCTATCGACGCAGTGCGCAGGGCAGTGGGCTGGGCCTGGCGATCGTCGGCGAGATCTGCCGGGCGCACCTGGCACAGATCAGCCTGCATGATGGCGAGCGAGGCGGCTTGAAGGTTCGGGTCAGCTTCATTGGCGAACAGGCATGA